One window from the genome of Bartonella sp. WD16.2 encodes:
- the ykgO gene encoding type B 50S ribosomal protein L36 → MKIKNSLKALKTRHRHNRLVRRKGRIYILNKTNPRFRARQG, encoded by the coding sequence ATGAAAATTAAAAATTCGCTCAAAGCACTCAAAACACGTCATCGCCACAATCGGTTGGTGCGCCGCAAAGGTCGTATTTACATCCTTAATAAAACCAATCCACGGTTTAGAGCACGTCAAGGTTAA
- a CDS encoding 5-formyltetrahydrofolate cyclo-ligase translates to MPTTSQYSQSISSDRSRLRALGISHRNALCAHKRTTFSHRACSHIAHYLEQTVKDCSHIILSGYWPIHSEIDPRSLFDFVSSRGGHVALPAIIDETTMVFRTFAPTTQLELMRFNTFGPSANNAVVTPTVIIVPLCAFDNQCHRLGYGAGYYDRAIEHLQKHGHRAHLWGLGFSCQEVESIPERKHDLVLQKIFTEKGFIER, encoded by the coding sequence ATGCCCACAACTTCCCAATATTCGCAGTCCATTTCGTCTGATCGATCACGTCTGCGTGCTCTTGGCATATCGCACCGTAATGCCCTTTGTGCACATAAGCGTACCACCTTTTCGCATCGTGCCTGTTCCCACATCGCACATTATCTTGAACAAACAGTGAAAGATTGTTCGCATATAATTCTTTCCGGCTATTGGCCAATCCACTCAGAAATAGACCCACGCTCTTTATTCGATTTTGTTTCATCGCGTGGGGGACATGTAGCACTACCCGCTATCATTGATGAAACAACAATGGTTTTCCGAACATTTGCACCAACAACACAGTTAGAACTCATGCGGTTTAATACATTTGGCCCCAGCGCAAACAATGCAGTTGTCACCCCTACTGTGATCATTGTACCGCTTTGTGCGTTTGACAACCAGTGTCACCGCCTTGGCTATGGTGCAGGCTACTACGATCGCGCCATCGAGCATCTTCAAAAACATGGGCACCGTGCGCATTTATGGGGTTTAGGCTTCTCATGTCAGGAAGTGGAATCTATTCCTGAAAGAAAACATGATCTTGTTTTGCAAAAAATTTTCACAGAAAAGGGTTTTATAGAACGCTAA
- a CDS encoding TIGR00282 family metallophosphoesterase yields the protein MLKTLMRFLFLGDIVGTIGYTTVCHTLPQLIEHWQLDCVVVNGENASHGFGITQDVYQDLLAAGVDVVTTGNHAFHHKETLKFATYSERFLRPANFAQGTPGRGSCFITAKNGAQVLVANVLGSVFMPCTADDPFEAAEKIVSACPLHEQADAIIFDFHAEATSEKQCFGHFLDGRVSVIVGTHTHIPTADAQILEGGSAYLSDAGMCGDYNSSLGMDKEEPLYRFLYKKKRGRYEPAQGSVTLCGFAVELSDSTGLAQHVSAVRLGPCLKNEVPDFWEALPDNFQL from the coding sequence ATGCTTAAAACCCTTATGCGGTTTTTATTTTTAGGAGATATCGTAGGGACAATAGGCTACACTACTGTTTGTCACACACTCCCCCAACTTATTGAACATTGGCAGCTTGACTGTGTTGTTGTAAATGGTGAAAATGCTTCTCATGGCTTTGGTATCACACAAGATGTGTATCAAGATCTCTTAGCAGCAGGTGTTGACGTTGTTACCACAGGCAATCATGCTTTTCACCACAAAGAAACTTTGAAATTTGCCACTTATAGTGAGCGTTTTTTACGTCCTGCCAATTTTGCCCAAGGCACCCCTGGTAGAGGCTCTTGTTTCATAACAGCAAAAAACGGAGCACAAGTTCTTGTTGCCAATGTTTTGGGAAGCGTCTTTATGCCATGTACTGCCGATGACCCATTTGAAGCAGCTGAAAAGATTGTTTCCGCCTGCCCTTTGCATGAACAAGCAGATGCTATTATCTTTGACTTTCATGCAGAAGCCACAAGTGAAAAGCAATGTTTTGGTCATTTTCTTGACGGTCGCGTCAGCGTTATCGTAGGAACCCATACACATATCCCCACAGCGGATGCACAGATTTTAGAAGGAGGCAGCGCTTATTTATCGGATGCAGGAATGTGCGGAGATTATAACTCCTCTCTTGGCATGGATAAGGAAGAGCCTTTATATCGTTTTCTTTATAAGAAAAAACGGGGTCGTTACGAACCCGCTCAAGGCTCCGTAACACTTTGTGGATTTGCCGTTGAACTCTCAGATAGCACAGGCCTTGCACAACATGTTTCAGCTGTACGCTTAGGCCCCTGTTTAAAAAATGAGGTTCCAGATTTTTGGGAAGCTCTTCCCGATAATTTTCAGCTGTAA
- the murA gene encoding UDP-N-acetylglucosamine 1-carboxyvinyltransferase: MDSIKIIGGNTLQGVIPISGAKNAALPLMIAALLTEETLILDNIPHLSDVELLIRILNNHGVGYAVEGRKLSKDCADSRTIHFTAKTITSTRAPYELVTKMRASFWVIGPLLARCREASVSLPGGCAIGTRPVDFILDGLKCLGAQITIEKGYVHATAPQGLKGAQYQFPKITVGGTHIMLMAATLARGETVLKNAACEPEVTNLIQALKAMGANITGEGTSTLTIHGVEKLHGARVGVIADRIEAGTYAMAVAMTGGQVLLKHANPDHLIEVLKVLQKTGLTIEHKPDGFEVIRDHKQIKITPVDITTAPFPAFPTDLQAQFMALMVCAQGCARITETVFENRFMHVQELVRLGAQITLDGNTAIVHGTSHLQGAQVMATDLRASVSLVIAALAAQGETIVGRVYHLDRGFERLEEKLSNCGANIQRITA, encoded by the coding sequence ATGGATTCGATTAAAATTATTGGAGGAAATACCCTCCAGGGGGTTATTCCTATTTCGGGTGCTAAAAATGCTGCTTTGCCTTTGATGATTGCGGCGTTGCTTACCGAGGAAACATTGATTTTAGATAATATTCCTCATTTGAGCGATGTTGAGCTTTTGATCCGAATTTTGAATAATCATGGTGTCGGTTATGCTGTTGAAGGACGAAAACTTTCTAAAGATTGCGCCGATTCAAGAACAATCCATTTTACTGCAAAAACAATTACATCAACGCGTGCTCCTTATGAACTTGTGACAAAAATGCGTGCAAGCTTTTGGGTTATCGGGCCTTTACTTGCACGGTGTCGGGAAGCAAGTGTTTCATTGCCTGGGGGATGTGCTATTGGAACAAGGCCGGTTGATTTTATCCTCGATGGGCTCAAATGTTTAGGTGCACAGATTACCATCGAAAAGGGATATGTCCATGCGACAGCACCTCAAGGACTAAAAGGTGCGCAGTATCAATTTCCTAAAATCACTGTTGGGGGAACGCACATTATGCTGATGGCTGCTACCCTGGCCCGGGGCGAAACCGTCCTTAAAAATGCAGCTTGTGAACCTGAAGTGACGAATCTTATTCAAGCACTCAAAGCAATGGGAGCTAATATCACCGGGGAAGGTACTTCAACTCTTACAATCCATGGGGTTGAAAAATTGCACGGTGCACGGGTTGGTGTGATTGCTGATCGAATCGAGGCAGGAACCTATGCAATGGCTGTGGCAATGACCGGTGGACAGGTGTTGTTGAAACATGCCAATCCTGATCATCTCATTGAAGTGCTTAAAGTTTTACAAAAAACGGGACTCACTATTGAACACAAACCAGATGGTTTTGAAGTTATCCGCGATCATAAACAAATAAAAATTACGCCCGTTGATATCACAACTGCTCCTTTTCCTGCTTTTCCAACCGATCTTCAAGCACAATTTATGGCTTTGATGGTTTGTGCTCAAGGGTGTGCGAGGATTACTGAAACCGTTTTTGAGAATCGGTTCATGCATGTTCAAGAATTGGTACGGTTGGGTGCGCAGATTACGCTCGATGGAAATACAGCCATTGTTCATGGGACCAGCCATTTGCAAGGGGCACAAGTGATGGCAACAGATTTACGCGCTTCCGTTTCTCTTGTTATTGCTGCACTTGCTGCACAAGGAGAGACAATTGTAGGTCGCGTTTATCATCTCGATCGTGGATTTGAACGGTTGGAAGAGAAATTGTCCAATTGTGGGGCCAATATTCAACGTATAACAGCTTAA
- a CDS encoding YqaJ viral recombinase family protein encodes MPIIIDCVQGTEEWRQVRNGLITASLFEMVMGRKRDGQKTQKYHCVMMKLAGERITGKSVEEGTTLSMRRGTQLEPNARQLYGMFTQTEPECIGFVLADDRKKGFSPDAFIGENGLLEIKTKKPEILIPYFYQNTFPIEHKAQCQGGLWIAQREWVDLMLYWPDMPPLIKRAYRDEPYIHRLEAEINRFNDALENMVYKIQQAGRGLGLFTIRRGNGSRETC; translated from the coding sequence ATGCCAATTATTATTGATTGTGTTCAAGGAACGGAAGAATGGCGTCAAGTACGTAATGGTTTGATTACAGCTTCTTTGTTTGAGATGGTTATGGGGCGCAAAAGAGATGGACAAAAAACACAGAAATATCACTGTGTGATGATGAAACTTGCTGGAGAAAGAATCACAGGAAAATCTGTAGAAGAGGGGACAACACTATCTATGCGGCGTGGTACACAGTTGGAACCAAATGCGCGCCAGTTATATGGGATGTTTACGCAGACAGAGCCTGAATGTATTGGTTTTGTGTTGGCTGATGATCGTAAGAAAGGCTTTTCGCCCGATGCTTTTATTGGAGAAAATGGTCTATTGGAAATTAAAACAAAAAAACCTGAAATTTTGATCCCTTATTTTTATCAAAATACATTTCCTATTGAGCATAAGGCACAATGTCAGGGAGGGTTATGGATTGCTCAACGTGAATGGGTGGATTTGATGCTTTATTGGCCTGATATGCCGCCTTTAATTAAACGTGCTTATCGCGATGAGCCTTATATTCATAGGCTTGAAGCTGAAATTAACCGTTTTAATGATGCTTTGGAAAATATGGTGTATAAGATTCAACAAGCTGGCAGGGGGTTAGGGTTATTTACAATACGGCGAGGGAACGGATCTAGAGAGACGTGTTAA
- a CDS encoding transcriptional regulator: protein MNIDGWRHRLNEVLIKSGRSKRSISLAAGKGAGYLHSILSEGKDPTIESLSNVCQTINVSMSYILYGENPAPEDQEFIDLLAKISPEERQAILTLLRRPTDEVKP, encoded by the coding sequence ATGAATATTGATGGTTGGCGTCACAGATTAAATGAAGTGCTCATAAAAAGTGGGCGGTCGAAGCGCTCTATTTCCCTTGCAGCAGGCAAAGGAGCTGGTTATCTCCATTCTATTCTTTCTGAAGGGAAAGACCCTACGATTGAATCGCTTTCAAACGTGTGTCAGACAATTAATGTAAGTATGAGTTATATTCTCTATGGAGAAAATCCTGCTCCTGAAGATCAAGAATTTATTGATCTTCTTGCAAAGATTTCTCCTGAGGAACGACAGGCAATTTTAACTCTCTTGCGCCGGCCAACTGACGAAGTAAAACCATAA
- a CDS encoding toprim domain-containing protein, which produces MSTIFEIKQKLASQAGSVAQMLLPQGQKRGNDWIVGSTQGEPGQSLSLCLKGSKAGLWYDFAEGSGGDLLDLWCAVKGISLSQALDEARSYLNLSRPKPFMAPRHPYRLPPVPKGSKPRYEVKNYLHTKRHIPLDILKRYRIQEDGNQIIFPFYKPDGTLALVKVRTTEEGAKAKPTASHCEPILFGWQAISPTQRTLVITEGEIDALSLAAYGYPALSVPFGGGKGGKQAWIENEFDHLEIFEKIFLATDMDKPGEEAALEIAHRLGRHRCYRVHLPCKDANDCLKAGLETSTIKAAFSKAQSFAPKGLRRASDYRNQVIELFWPTPKQHLGYTVPYPKLNGKLYFRPAELTLWSGASGAGKSQLLSDCIVHWIAQKSRLCLASLEMKGEQSLRRLIRQTGGDNQPTKTMIEQILHFLDDGLILYEHVGKSDIQTLLDVFDYCRAKYGCDQFIIDSLMRLSIASDDYTGQEQAVYKIVDWAILNAVHVHLVAHARKSGIEKDIPGAEDIKGASEIGANAFNIITIWRNRSLEDKILAAQRATEKAELAARPGVIMNIAKQRSGDFEGKIGLWFDPKTYRYRCSSTIHQESRRYLEFTNTPSSQSHPPSQLHP; this is translated from the coding sequence ATGAGCACGATTTTTGAAATCAAACAAAAGCTTGCATCTCAAGCAGGATCGGTTGCACAAATGCTTCTTCCACAAGGACAAAAACGCGGTAATGACTGGATTGTAGGCAGCACACAAGGTGAACCAGGTCAAAGCTTATCACTCTGTTTAAAGGGCAGCAAAGCAGGCCTGTGGTACGATTTTGCAGAAGGAAGCGGCGGCGACCTTTTAGACCTGTGGTGCGCGGTTAAAGGAATCAGCCTTTCTCAAGCATTGGATGAAGCCCGTTCTTACTTAAATCTTTCTCGCCCAAAACCCTTTATGGCCCCACGTCATCCCTATCGCCTTCCCCCCGTTCCAAAAGGGAGTAAGCCTCGCTATGAGGTGAAAAATTATTTACATACAAAACGGCATATCCCCTTAGATATCTTAAAACGTTATCGCATCCAAGAAGATGGAAACCAGATCATTTTTCCATTTTATAAACCCGATGGCACACTTGCATTGGTGAAAGTACGTACTACAGAAGAAGGCGCAAAAGCAAAACCCACAGCTTCTCATTGTGAACCAATTTTATTTGGCTGGCAGGCCATCTCGCCAACACAACGAACCCTTGTTATCACCGAAGGAGAAATTGATGCGCTTTCATTAGCAGCCTATGGGTACCCGGCCCTATCAGTACCCTTTGGAGGGGGTAAGGGAGGCAAACAAGCTTGGATTGAAAATGAATTTGATCATTTAGAAATTTTTGAGAAAATTTTCTTAGCAACCGACATGGACAAACCAGGAGAAGAAGCAGCACTTGAAATTGCCCACAGGCTTGGTCGGCACCGGTGTTATCGTGTCCACTTGCCCTGTAAAGATGCCAATGACTGTTTAAAAGCAGGCCTTGAGACTTCAACCATAAAAGCCGCTTTTTCAAAAGCCCAAAGCTTTGCACCAAAGGGATTAAGGCGTGCATCTGATTATCGCAACCAGGTGATTGAGCTATTTTGGCCCACTCCCAAACAGCACCTTGGCTATACGGTTCCTTATCCAAAATTAAATGGCAAATTGTATTTTCGCCCAGCAGAATTAACCCTCTGGAGTGGTGCAAGCGGTGCCGGCAAAAGTCAATTGTTATCAGACTGTATTGTCCATTGGATCGCGCAAAAAAGCCGTCTCTGTCTAGCCTCACTCGAAATGAAGGGGGAGCAATCGCTTCGCCGTTTAATCAGACAAACAGGGGGCGATAACCAACCAACAAAAACCATGATCGAACAGATTCTTCATTTTCTAGATGACGGTCTCATTTTGTATGAGCACGTAGGCAAATCAGACATTCAAACCCTGCTTGATGTTTTTGACTATTGCCGTGCAAAATATGGCTGTGATCAATTTATTATCGACAGTTTGATGCGGCTTAGTATCGCTTCAGATGATTATACAGGGCAAGAACAAGCAGTCTATAAAATTGTTGATTGGGCAATTTTAAATGCCGTGCACGTTCACCTTGTCGCCCATGCACGCAAAAGTGGTATAGAGAAAGATATCCCTGGCGCTGAAGACATAAAAGGAGCCTCAGAAATTGGAGCCAATGCATTTAATATTATCACAATTTGGCGTAATCGCTCTTTAGAAGATAAAATTCTTGCAGCTCAACGTGCAACAGAAAAAGCTGAATTAGCAGCCCGTCCCGGGGTAATCATGAACATCGCCAAACAACGTTCAGGCGATTTTGAAGGAAAAATCGGCCTTTGGTTTGACCCTAAAACTTACCGCTACCGTTGTTCTTCAACAATCCACCAAGAATCACGTCGTTATCTTGAATTCACAAACACACCCTCCTCGCAGTCTCATCCCCCCTCACAACTTCATCCCTAA